The following proteins are encoded in a genomic region of Kiritimatiellia bacterium:
- a CDS encoding nucleotidyltransferase: MLGKDFKEFIASLSARGVEYLVIGGYAVAYHGFPRYTKDLDIWIGPSASNVARLLKAMEDFGFGSLGLTAADFQDPTTVIQLGHPPYRIDLLCGVGGLDFSKAYARREQVVLGDLTVSFIAREDLVAAKRLAGRHQDLADVENLTSGGTASTPPPPKARCRRAPRKA, encoded by the coding sequence ATGCTGGGCAAGGACTTCAAAGAGTTTATCGCCTCGTTAAGCGCCCGCGGCGTTGAGTACCTGGTGATCGGCGGATACGCGGTCGCCTACCATGGATTCCCGCGCTACACCAAGGATCTCGACATCTGGATCGGTCCTTCCGCCTCCAACGTCGCCCGACTGCTGAAGGCGATGGAGGACTTCGGGTTCGGCTCGCTCGGCCTGACGGCCGCGGATTTCCAGGACCCGACCACCGTCATCCAATTGGGGCACCCGCCCTACAGGATTGATTTGCTCTGCGGCGTGGGCGGACTGGATTTCTCGAAGGCCTACGCCCGGCGCGAGCAGGTGGTGTTGGGAGACCTCACCGTTTCATTTATCGCCCGCGAGGATTTGGTGGCCGCCAAGCGCCTTGCCGGAAGACACCAGGATCTGGCGGATGTTGAGAACCTTACATCGGGAGGGACGGCTTCCACACCGCCCCCGCCGAAGGCTCGGTGCAGGCGAGCCCCGCGCAAGGCGTAG